One genomic segment of Bacillota bacterium includes these proteins:
- a CDS encoding S-layer homology domain-containing protein, with amino-acid sequence MSFKSKIISVSTAAVLTLSLTCQTMAAGTPFTDLNNVSSKDKILELQKEGYVGGVADGIFAPQQTLTMAEGIKLIVNTFGLNIDNVRFIKAPKATDYFKNADDNAWYADTLIIASVNDLGLPQDIDPNAEMTREEFTYYLIHAMEKYGNLPMINIVPKDIADNDQITVEYSGAIQRALVYKIVSLTDGKFNPKAEITRADAAEMVYNTLSYLKEHPSPNTSEN; translated from the coding sequence ATGAGTTTCAAATCAAAAATAATTTCAGTTTCAACTGCGGCGGTACTTACGCTGTCACTTACATGCCAGACGATGGCCGCCGGAACTCCGTTTACTGATCTTAATAACGTTTCATCAAAGGACAAAATCCTCGAGCTTCAAAAAGAGGGCTATGTGGGCGGAGTTGCAGACGGGATATTTGCCCCGCAGCAAACGCTGACGATGGCTGAGGGCATCAAGCTTATTGTAAATACGTTTGGACTCAATATCGATAATGTAAGATTTATAAAAGCCCCTAAAGCTACTGATTATTTTAAAAATGCGGATGACAATGCATGGTATGCTGATACACTTATTATTGCATCTGTGAACGATCTGGGGCTTCCACAGGATATTGATCCGAATGCGGAAATGACTCGTGAGGAATTCACCTATTATTTGATCCACGCTATGGAGAAATACGGTAATCTCCCTATGATAAATATCGTCCCGAAGGACATTGCAGACAATGACCAGATCACAGTAGAATACAGCGGAGCTATCCAACGCGCGCTTGTGTATAAAATCGTAAGCCTTACAGACGGGAAGTTTAATCCGAAAGCTGAAATCACCCGTGCCGACGCAGCAGAAATGGTTTATAACACACTTAGCTACCTTAAGGAACATCCTTCGCCGAATACATCGGAAAATTAA
- a CDS encoding MerR family transcriptional regulator, which translates to MTKENLMTVNTVAKMTGITIRTLHYYDQIGLLSPSSVSEAKYRLYSNADLDRLQQILFFKEVGFNLKETKSMMTDPVYSKEEALKKHIDILLLKRKRINELIDLIDRVLKGETEISFDAFNEHKIIELQKRYHQEVLERWKNTLAYQQYKNTSTNLDKDKNYNLILLNNTAKKIFTKIYQHIDESPNSKDIQTVIHEWRLFISQNYYDCSIEMLRYLGSLYISDERFTKTINGYGDDRLAQFINQAIMFYCKNSTSKES; encoded by the coding sequence ATGACTAAAGAAAATTTAATGACAGTAAACACAGTTGCTAAAATGACGGGAATAACTATTCGAACGCTTCATTATTATGATCAAATAGGTTTATTATCCCCTTCCAGCGTGTCAGAAGCTAAATATCGCTTATACTCCAATGCCGATTTGGACAGGCTACAGCAAATTTTGTTTTTCAAAGAGGTGGGTTTTAATCTTAAGGAAACTAAATCTATGATGACTGATCCTGTTTATAGTAAAGAAGAAGCCTTAAAAAAACACATCGATATTTTATTGTTAAAACGAAAGCGCATTAATGAGCTAATTGATCTGATTGACAGAGTGTTAAAGGGAGAAACTGAAATAAGTTTTGATGCGTTCAATGAGCACAAAATCATTGAATTGCAGAAGCGTTATCATCAAGAAGTTTTGGAACGATGGAAAAATACGTTAGCCTATCAGCAGTACAAAAATACAAGCACAAATTTGGATAAAGATAAAAATTATAATTTGATATTGCTAAACAATACTGCAAAAAAAATATTCACGAAGATTTATCAGCACATTGATGAATCCCCAAACAGCAAGGATATTCAAACCGTTATTCATGAATGGCGACTTTTTATTTCGCAGAATTACTATGATTGCTCGATTGAAATGCTGCGGTATTTAGGCTCTCTTTATATCTCGGATGAACGTTTTACAAAAACCATAAACGGCTATGGCGATGACCGATTAGCGCAATTCATTAATCAAGCCATTATGTTTTACTGCAAGAATAGCACAAGTAAGGAAAGTTGA
- a CDS encoding SHOCT domain-containing protein has translation MKLMMYGRYGGFGGYGGYGGGYGYRMMGYGWGILLMLGLLVLIILGIVALSRYIRNSGARYKTAGYNDNQRVHSINILNERYAKGEISREDYFRMRSEIDKDSYQ, from the coding sequence GTGAAGTTGATGATGTACGGCAGATATGGCGGCTTTGGTGGCTACGGCGGTTACGGCGGCGGCTATGGTTACAGAATGATGGGATACGGCTGGGGAATCTTACTAATGCTCGGCCTTCTTGTACTGATAATTTTAGGCATAGTTGCTCTTTCACGTTATATCAGGAATTCTGGCGCTAGATATAAAACGGCTGGATATAACGATAATCAGAGAGTTCATTCGATCAATATCCTAAATGAAAGGTATGCCAAGGGCGAAATTTCACGAGAAGATTATTTTAGAATGAGATCAGAAATCGATAAAGATTCCTATCAGTAA
- a CDS encoding DUF2268 domain-containing protein produces MIIKNIRSDEIYKKIVAAPIDKKDDIYRYELMKPFEFKWSCYNIPLKAPQKQGYDVIMASRMLGFLTPTKVDDTIKESIELLSSNQFWNECQKSIEQSINCFLNAGIELPIQSYLFTILLADPQSPYTILNEGYCGDGGIPGYIFGSLTPNDYTMKRMPVALAHECNHNIRFQFEKWRNDISLAGMMVNEGLAENFAVSIYGEDMVGPWVAKTDMETLNDCIKPIIKEGLEVTGLDNLTAYLYGDEMANMQGYVPVGLPYCAGYACGYHMVKHFLEKTGKTIIEATLMPTEEILREVEDFWDD; encoded by the coding sequence ATGATTATAAAAAATATTCGTTCAGACGAAATTTATAAGAAGATTGTAGCTGCACCGATAGATAAAAAAGATGATATTTACCGGTATGAGTTAATGAAACCTTTTGAATTTAAGTGGTCTTGCTATAACATTCCCTTAAAAGCACCACAAAAACAAGGATACGATGTGATTATGGCAAGTCGAATGTTGGGATTTTTGACCCCAACTAAAGTGGATGACACCATAAAAGAAAGCATTGAACTTCTTTCCTCAAATCAGTTTTGGAACGAGTGTCAAAAGTCCATTGAACAATCAATAAACTGCTTTTTGAATGCAGGTATTGAACTCCCGATTCAAAGTTATCTCTTTACAATATTACTTGCTGATCCCCAAAGCCCATACACCATTCTAAATGAAGGGTATTGTGGCGATGGTGGAATCCCTGGTTATATTTTTGGCTCGCTTACTCCAAACGACTACACTATGAAGCGTATGCCAGTTGCTCTTGCACACGAATGCAATCATAATATTCGTTTCCAATTTGAGAAATGGAGAAATGATATTTCGCTGGCTGGCATGATGGTGAATGAAGGGCTTGCAGAAAATTTTGCGGTGTCAATCTATGGTGAGGATATGGTTGGCCCTTGGGTAGCGAAAACAGACATGGAGACATTAAATGATTGTATAAAGCCTATCATTAAAGAGGGGCTTGAAGTAACCGGATTAGATAATTTAACAGCTTATCTCTACGGTGATGAAATGGCAAATATGCAGGGATATGTTCCTGTAGGATTACCATATTGTGCCGGGTATGCATGTGGCTATCATATGGTAAAACACTTTTTGGAAAAGACAGGTAAAACTATTATTGAAGCCACATTGATGCCAACAGAAGAAATTTTGAGAGAAGTTGAGGATTTTTGGGATGACTAA